In a single window of the Neisseria subflava genome:
- the truC gene encoding tRNA pseudouridine(65) synthase TruC, with protein sequence MLDIIHRDSRTIAVNKPAGMLVHRSWLDKHETRFAVQTLRDQIGQHVYPVHRLDRPTSGVLLFALDTEAARLLTQQFENKTIEKNYWAIVRGHLPSDGLIDYALKYMPDKIAEAQTEATLQEAQTAYRCLAQTELPFQSALRYPTSRYSWAELTPHTGRKHQLRRHMKHIFHPIVGDTNYGDLRQNHAVAEHIGTQRLMLHARSLSFQSIEDGSRITVNAPTDNDWRLWMEKFKTEAV encoded by the coding sequence ATGCTAGATATTATCCACCGCGACAGCCGCACCATCGCCGTCAACAAACCTGCCGGAATGCTGGTGCACCGAAGCTGGTTAGACAAACACGAAACCCGTTTTGCCGTGCAGACCCTGCGCGACCAAATCGGGCAGCACGTCTATCCCGTCCATCGCCTCGACCGCCCGACTTCCGGCGTCTTGCTGTTTGCCCTCGATACGGAAGCCGCACGGTTATTGACGCAGCAGTTTGAAAACAAAACCATCGAAAAAAACTATTGGGCGATTGTTCGCGGTCATTTGCCTTCAGACGGCCTGATTGATTACGCCCTCAAATATATGCCCGACAAAATCGCCGAAGCGCAGACCGAAGCCACATTGCAGGAAGCGCAAACCGCCTACCGTTGTCTGGCACAAACCGAGTTGCCGTTCCAGTCCGCCCTGCGTTATCCGACCTCGCGTTATTCGTGGGCCGAACTCACGCCGCACACCGGCCGCAAACACCAACTCCGCCGCCATATGAAACACATTTTCCACCCCATCGTCGGCGACACCAACTACGGCGATTTGCGCCAAAACCATGCCGTTGCCGAACATATCGGCACGCAACGCCTGATGTTGCACGCGCGAAGCCTCAGTTTTCAAAGCATAGAAGACGGTAGTCGGATTACCGTAAACGCGCCGACAGACAACGACTGGCGGCTTTGGATGGAAAAATTCAAAACCGAGGCCGTTTGA
- a CDS encoding TIGR00730 family Rossman fold protein has translation MSLLKKLPKPMLPDETRRDIQARESYHVLKIISEFVEAGEELRAIQPAVSIYGSARTPENHPDYEFTLRLARKLSDAGFSVISGGGPGIMEAANKGAFAGASPAVGLNIVLPHEQKANPYQDLSIKFQHFFPRKVMFVKHAVAYVVIPGGFGTLDELFESLTLVQTGKTPDRPIILVGKAFWAGLLDWIREQLLGRNLILEEDLNLIRVIDDEDEIIEEIFAHYENRLEDLSEHQNAWSLGL, from the coding sequence GTGAGCCTGCTCAAAAAACTGCCCAAACCCATGCTGCCCGACGAAACCCGCCGCGATATTCAGGCGCGTGAGTCGTATCATGTATTGAAGATTATTTCCGAATTTGTCGAAGCCGGCGAAGAATTGCGCGCCATTCAACCAGCCGTCAGCATTTACGGCAGCGCGCGCACGCCTGAAAACCATCCCGACTACGAGTTCACATTGCGCTTGGCCCGCAAACTGTCGGATGCCGGATTTTCCGTCATTTCCGGCGGCGGGCCGGGCATTATGGAAGCGGCCAACAAAGGCGCGTTTGCAGGCGCAAGTCCGGCGGTGGGGCTGAATATCGTGTTGCCGCACGAGCAAAAAGCCAATCCCTATCAGGATTTGTCGATTAAATTCCAACACTTTTTCCCGCGCAAAGTCATGTTCGTCAAACACGCCGTGGCGTATGTCGTCATACCCGGCGGTTTCGGCACGCTGGACGAATTGTTTGAAAGCCTGACTTTGGTGCAAACCGGCAAAACGCCCGACCGCCCGATTATCTTAGTGGGCAAAGCATTTTGGGCGGGACTGTTGGACTGGATACGCGAGCAGTTGCTGGGCAGAAACCTGATTTTGGAAGAGGATTTGAACTTGATTCGAGTCATCGACGACGAAGACGAAATCATCGAAGAAATCTTCGCCCATTACGAAAACCGCCTGGAAGACTTGTCCGAACACCAAAATGCTTGGTCACTGGGGCTGTAA
- a CDS encoding ABC transporter ATP-binding protein codes for MIKKIFSWFESRIDPYPEAAPKTPEKGLWRFIWSNIEGVRKWIAVLAVFTVGVGIMEALMFQFMGKVVDWLGAYTPQTLFVEKGHALIGMMAMVAFFAVWTFFASNVRLQTLQGVFPMRLRWNFHRLMLGQSLGFYQDEFAGRVSAKVMQTALALRDVVMTVADMVVYVLVYFITSGVILSSFDAWLIVPFICWMIGFAMIMRFLIPKLGKTAARQADARSLMTGRITDAYSNIATVKLFSHGAREAAYAKQSMEEFMVTVHAQMRLATLLHTCSFIVNSSLTVGTTALGIWLWYHGQVGVGAVATATAMALRVNGLSQYIMWESARLFENIGTVNDGMATLSKPHTILDKPQALPLKVTRGEIKFDHVDFSYEAGKPLLNGFNLNIKPGEKVGLIGRSGAGKSTIVNLLLRFYEPQSGTISIDGQNVDSVTQESLRAQIGLVTQDTSLLHRSVRDNIIYGRPDATEAEMISAAERAEAAGFIPNLSDAKGRRGYDAHVGERGVKLSGGQRQRIAIARVMLKDAPILLLDEATSALDSEVEAAIQESLDKMMEGKTVIAIAHRLSTIAAMDRLIVLDKGRIIEEGSHTELLEKQGLYAKLWAHQSGGFLSEHVEWENN; via the coding sequence ATGATTAAAAAAATATTCTCATGGTTCGAGTCCCGCATCGATCCTTATCCCGAAGCCGCCCCGAAAACGCCAGAAAAAGGGTTGTGGCGGTTTATTTGGAGCAACATTGAAGGCGTGCGCAAATGGATTGCCGTGTTGGCCGTGTTTACGGTCGGCGTCGGCATTATGGAAGCCTTGATGTTCCAATTTATGGGCAAGGTGGTCGACTGGCTCGGCGCTTATACGCCGCAAACGCTTTTTGTTGAAAAAGGCCATGCATTAATCGGCATGATGGCCATGGTGGCATTTTTTGCCGTTTGGACCTTTTTCGCTTCCAATGTGCGCCTGCAAACCCTGCAAGGCGTGTTCCCCATGCGCCTGCGCTGGAATTTCCACCGCCTGATGCTGGGGCAGAGCCTGGGCTTTTATCAGGACGAATTTGCAGGACGCGTGTCCGCCAAAGTCATGCAGACCGCGCTGGCGCTGCGCGATGTCGTGATGACCGTTGCCGATATGGTTGTGTATGTGCTGGTGTACTTCATCACTTCCGGCGTGATTCTATCCTCATTCGATGCCTGGCTTATCGTGCCGTTTATCTGCTGGATGATTGGATTCGCGATGATTATGCGCTTTCTGATTCCCAAACTCGGCAAAACCGCTGCGCGTCAGGCCGATGCACGCTCGCTGATGACCGGCCGCATTACCGACGCCTACTCCAATATCGCCACCGTCAAACTTTTCTCCCACGGCGCGCGCGAGGCCGCTTATGCCAAGCAGTCGATGGAAGAGTTTATGGTAACCGTCCATGCCCAAATGCGTTTGGCAACGCTGCTGCACACCTGCAGCTTTATCGTCAACAGTTCGCTGACCGTCGGTACGACCGCCTTGGGTATTTGGCTTTGGTATCACGGCCAAGTCGGCGTAGGTGCGGTAGCCACGGCCACAGCCATGGCATTGCGTGTGAACGGTTTGTCGCAATACATCATGTGGGAATCTGCCCGATTGTTTGAAAACATCGGTACTGTCAACGACGGCATGGCCACCCTGTCCAAACCCCACACCATCCTCGACAAGCCGCAAGCCTTGCCGCTTAAAGTCACCCGAGGCGAAATCAAGTTTGATCATGTCGATTTCTCCTACGAAGCAGGCAAACCGCTTCTTAACGGCTTTAATCTGAACATCAAACCCGGCGAAAAAGTCGGCTTGATCGGCCGTAGCGGCGCGGGTAAATCCACCATCGTCAACCTGCTCCTACGCTTTTACGAACCGCAAAGCGGCACGATTTCGATCGACGGCCAAAACGTGGACAGCGTGACCCAAGAAAGTCTGCGCGCCCAAATCGGTTTGGTGACACAAGATACCTCCCTGCTGCACCGCTCCGTCCGTGACAACATTATCTACGGCCGTCCCGATGCAACCGAAGCCGAAATGATTTCCGCCGCCGAACGCGCCGAGGCCGCCGGTTTTATTCCAAACTTAAGCGATGCCAAAGGCCGACGCGGCTATGATGCGCACGTTGGCGAACGCGGCGTGAAACTTTCCGGCGGCCAGCGCCAACGCATCGCCATCGCCCGCGTTATGCTCAAAGACGCGCCGATTCTGTTGCTTGACGAAGCCACCAGCGCGCTCGACTCCGAAGTCGAAGCCGCCATCCAAGAAAGCCTCGACAAAATGATGGAAGGCAAAACCGTGATTGCCATCGCCCACCGCCTCTCCACCATCGCCGCGATGGACCGCCTCATCGTCTTGGACAAAGGCCGCATCATCGAAGAAGGCAGCCACACCGAGTTGCTCGAGAAACAAGGCCTGTACGCCAAACTTTGGGCGCACCAAAGCGGCGGCTTCTTGAGTGAGCATGTCGAGTGGGAAAACAATTAA